The Brettanomyces bruxellensis chromosome 8, complete sequence genome segment TCACGTGGTTTTCAGCCCTGTTGCGAAGGATATTTTAGCATCTTCGTCTTTCGACTACTCTGTCAAAATATGGAATGTTGCTACGAAGAAATGTGTCATGACGCTTCAGCACAAGGATCTTATCACATCGTTCTGCTTCAACTACAATGGCACTAAGATCGCATCTGCATCGAGGGACAAGCATATCAGAGTTTGGGATGTGAGGTCAGGAAAGCTTCTTTGCGAAGGAAAAGGACACCCTGGTGCAAAAGCTTCAAGGATTGTTTGGCTGGGAAAATCAGACACCCTTTTCACCACAGGCTTTGACAGGTACTCTGAAAGACAGCTTGCTTTATGGAATGCCAACGATCTATCTAGCGGTCCAATTGGTGGATTCTATCCTCTTGACTCCTCTTCTGGTGTTCTTGTTCCATACTTCGATCTTGCAACCAGCTTGGTTTTTGTTGCGGGAAAAGGTGACGGAAATATTAGATACTACGAGGTTGCGGACGGAAAGCTCTATGATATTTCTGAGTTTCAGTCTATAAATGCCCAACGTGGAATTGCATTTGCACCTAAACGGTCGGTTAATGTGAAGGAGAACGAGATTCTTCGTGCTTACAAGCTCTTGAACGACAACTCAGTCGAGCCTGTTTCGTTTATCGTTCCAAGAAGATCGGAAATGTTCCAGGAAGACATTTATCCAGATGCTCCTGCAGGTATTCCAGCTCTTACTGCTGAGGAATTTCTATCTGGCAAGACGGTTGATGGTCCTACTTTGGTTTCGATGAGAGATATATACGATGGTGCTGAGAAACCAAGTACAAAGACTGCagaagaggaggagaaggagcAGAAAGCAAACGAGGTGGTGCCTGCAAGTGTCGAAAAACCAAAGGAAGCAAGTACCAAGAAAGTGGAGGCTGCAAAAACAAAGATTTCTGCACCACCTGAGAAGACAGAGCCTGCCAAAAAAGTGGAAGCTGTTCGTCCAGTCTTTACAAAATCGCAGGAACAAGGCGTTGATGCTATGCTCAATGGAAAGACCGTGAACAAACTCTTGGAGAAGGTTGAAAATGCTTCGGATGACGATACTCAGGATGTTGATGCAGACAATGAGGAATGGGAATCGGTCGAAGTGAATGAGtcagaaaagaagagggaggaaaagaagaaggaagaggaaaggaaagataaggaaaggaaaaaagaggaagaaaggaagatggaagagaaaaaggaagaggaaaagaaagtgaaagcgaaagaggaaaagaaaaagactGAAGACCAAAGACAAACTGAACCACCAAAATTGACgaaagaaacaaaagtGGGAGCTAAGGATGATGCAACTGTCGCTAAGAGCTCGAAAAAGGCAGTTGGCTTGAAAGCTAATGTTGAAAAACTACAGACACTTGTTGAAAAGTTGGAAGGCACTGTCAGCACGTTAATTGAAGCAAATATTGCGAAGGACGAGCACTTAAGACAGATCGAGTCTAAATTGGACCAACTACTAAACCATAGTGCTTAAGATGTAAGCgtattttgaaatatagAAGCAACCAAACTCCTCTTGATACAGATCTTGGGATTGGCTGgccattttctttgtataACATCCATACaccaaatgcaaataaatgaaaCTCAAATAGACGTTTTAGGAGTGAGTGAGGAGAAGGAAGTGAGGTAGGTAGGCACGGcgtaaattttttttttttatctgtATGCGGCTTGACGCGTGTGCTCCACCTTCTTTCTCGGTAAGGCTAAAACCCAATTAAAGCCgacatatatatattcgATAGGCGTCTCATTTGTGAGTGTGGATACTTTCCTTCCCTAGAAACTATTATCAACTTAACTTTAGATCATACACAGATAGACCGCCGAAATGGGAATAGAATCAGGGAGCCATGATGGTCGGAAAAAACCCTTTAAGTCAGAGTACAAAGAAACGGACTACGATTCACCTACTCCTAAAGATGGCTCGAATCCATTTGTGAATATCATGGAAGAGCTCAAGTTGTCATATTTGACGGCAGTGGGAAAATTAGAGGAGTTCGAATCCGAGGCAAATGAGGATAAGGGGACAAAATGTAAAAAGAAGTCCTCTTTCAAGAGcaaattgaaaacaaaCAGGGATAACATCCCTAAAGAAGACATGGAAATGGTCACAAAACTCTTGAAACAACAAAGTGAAGCGATCAGCTACAAACAATGGCACGAGACAAGTGTGAAGTTGGACGAGGTTTTGGGAAATAACGAGTGGAAAAGTATCAAAGACTCGGACCTATATGATTACAAGCTAGTGGAAAAACAGCTAAACGAGCTGAAAGCAGCAAGACTGAACAAAGATTACTATCGGATGCTTTATATAATCCGGACTACCTGGAGGAGGAATTTTGCAGGCATAGATAACACCAAACTTTATGGAATGTGCTATGTGGGAACAAAAGTGCTTATCGAAGAATATCTTTCGGAATGCGAGAAATGCTTACGTGAATTGTCCAAACCAGACTGTCCTCTAAACGACAATCACACCCTTGAGATGCTCACGCAGACTCGGAGGAATTATGGCCAGATTGCAATAACGATGAGTGGTGGTGGAACTTTTGGTTTAACTGGCATTGGTGTTTTTGCAGCTCTTTTCGAGAattcaatatttccaaaaatggtTTCCGGTTCCAGTTGTGGCTCTATAATGAGTACTGCAGTTTGTGCGCTGCACGACAACGAAATTTTGGATCTTTTGAGCCATTTATTCACGGATAAGTTTGAAGTGTTTGGTAGTGAGGATGATCCGCAGTCTATTATTGGCAGCTTGAATAGATTTCTGAAGTATGGAGTCTTGTTTGACAACCTTGGCCTTCAAGGAACCGTGAAAAGCTTATTTGGAGATATCACATTTAGAGAAGCTTTCAACAAAACAGGCAGAATTCTCAACATCACTGTTTCACCTGCATCTATTCACGACCAGCCTACTCttttaaattatttaaCGGCTCCACATGTTATGATTTGGTCTGCAATATGTGCTAGCTGCTCTGTTCCGCTAATATTTCCATCCTCGACAATTTATGAAAAGGATATCAAAACGGGCGAGCAGAAGGAGTGGTGCAATCCAATGGTGAAATTTGTGGATGGCTCCGTGAACGGAGATTTGCCAATTACACGTTTATCTGAAATGTTCAACGTGAATCACGTTATAGCATCTCAAGTGAATCCACATATACTTCCACTTGTGCGTTTCTCCATGGAGTGTGAACAGCCAAGAAGGAGGAACTCGCTAGGATTGATGTTCAAACGACTAGTAAAGAAAACGTTCAAGGTCACCTGCTGGGAGATATCGCATTACTTGGACGTTTTAACAGAAATAGGTATCTTCCCAAACATCAGCACAAAGCTTAAACAGCTCATAACACAGCCTTACAGCGGGGATATTACAATCTTACCTGAGATAAAATTGGACAGTCTATCCTCATTGTTTGCAAACCCGACCGCCGacttcttttggaattgCATTATAGGGGGAGCCAGGGCGACATGGCCGCAGATAGAGATGATAAAGGATCATTGCATGATTGAATTTGCATTAGACAAGGCAATCACAACTTTAAGATCAAGAATTATAACAAGAGGTGATACAACTGCCCCAAAGCAGCTCACACTACTAGACTGTAAGAATATAGAGATTGAAGAACACGACTTTGAAGGTCCTCgtgaaagaagagaatcCATGTTTCGAGAAAGATCCGGAAGCCTTTCATGCTACCATTTTTCAGGGGAAAGCACTACTCCATATGAGAGGCGGCCCAGCACTTCTTCCATGAGTGGTCTCAACCAAAGAAGCccttttgaaaatactCTATTTTCGAGAGGACCCACTTTCATTTCTCCTAGGACTCCTGTGAGGTATTCTCCTACAAAGGGCAGATCTTCCAGAAGGATATATTCATCCTTCTCGTCGAATTCCTTACACACGGCCTATCGTCGTAGTTTGGAGATAGGTACCAGCTTTGGAAGCACTTCCCACACAAGAAGACACTCCGCTGAAATTGGGAAGATTACAGGATCCGACGAGAACGATTATCGAGACATTTTCAAGTGAACAACTTGACTGTCATAATTAATTCGCTTATTACatcatattttgctttattccaTTTTGCAGTGCTCTGTACATTAATAATACGCTTTTGTGACCATTAAATGCTCTATAAGTATCAAATTCAACTAGTTATCGATGCGTATTCGCTTTGACAAACGTATATCTTATTATTTCACCTTCTATACCGTAACCTCTATTcgatcatcatcttttcaaAACTTCTTTCTCAAAATGGATATGTCTTCGGTTCATATTCAAATACACGACTGTTCTGTTATATCAGCTACATGGTACACATACATTTAGTGTTGCCTGCAGCTGAAGAATTCCCACCTAATGCGATCCCTATTAAGGTTCATCATATCTggaaattttttaatttttttcgaattcttatatttttccatGTCAACACTTCGCGACATACCTTATTCGTAGATCTTCCTAATAACTCAACTGTCTCCCTATCCGTCCGTACATTCTCTTTGTTATACCCAAATACATCAAGCAAACACAAAATTTCGGGTCCTGCAATGGCCAAAGCAGTAGATGAGAAGCCAATTAGGATATTGGTTCCGGATAAGAGCTTTGACTTAGAGCAAAAACCAGCAGAAGGTCTTTATGATGAGCTTTCCAAATGCACGCCCAAGACTTTAGCCTACTTTGATGAAGTGATACAGATTTATGTTATTACATCGGTCAAAATCGAAAGcaaattaaaattggagCTTGGATACGGTACAGATAGAAACACATCATTGTGTCAGTCAGAACCTGTCGCAATAACAAAAAGCTATAAAATATGGATGTTCGAAGTGCGCATAGAAGAAGGGAAAAGTACACAGTTAAGTATACGTGCCTGGTACGAAAACAAGGAGGAAGCCCATGACAAAATACTTAAGGACTTCGAACCCTTAGATGAACTGATAGTAAATGGAATCAAGCTTGAATCTGAAACTCAAAGTGTGAACAATGAGGCGGAGCCTAAATTAGTGTCGTGCGAGGTATCTCTAGCGATTTCACCGCTATTTCAATTGGTATTTAAAAACATCAAGTCGGAAAAGGTGTTTATCTCATTGGATGTTTGCGCATGTCGTGAACTCAAAGATGCTAGGGcagatattattataaagAAGATTAACGTTGAGGTTACTAATTGTGAAATCATAGAATACTCAAAAATTAAGTATCCTGTTCATCTGGTTCCAGAATCTAAAATAGCATTAGCATATGTTCTATCGAGCACGGATAACAATCATATAAAGCCAGTCACTGCTTTAATCACCTCTACTGTTGATGGATTCAAAGAGATAGAAACGGAGTGGACTGCAAACATAGATTTCCAAAAACCATACTACAACCCTGGAACCCAATCGTTAAGAAACTTCTCTACACCACTTTTAATGCAAAGTAGAAGCCCATCGAGATCAGCATCATCGGTTATGCTATCAGTTCATAAAAGATCTGGGTTTAAGtataaatcaaattctTCGACAAGCGTGCGGTCATCAAGTCAGATCATTAGAGGACTCACTTTGTCCGTTTCCGGAAAGACGCAAGTGAAATTGAGTGAAGCAttcaaatggaaaatacaaTTGATCAACAAATCATCCACCAAGATGGATCTCATCCTATATATACAATCATCTGTGAAGAAACAGTATGAGAAGTCTTTGGTGCCAATATCAGTACAGAACTCGCATTCTACTAAGGATGATCCGGTTCCTTTATATAAGAACTCACAGCTAGTGAGAGCATTCTACCATAAATTCAACAAAGTGGGACTGGTATCGTTGACAAACAACTTGAGGATGAATCTTGAGCCTGGAAACTTGTTTGAAACCGAGTTGCAATTGGTTGCAATTGAAAGAGGCCTCTTTACTCTTCGGGACATCAAGATTCTTGATGCAAATACAGGCGACACGTTTGGTTGTCCCAGGCTGCTTGATGTTTTAGTTGTTTAAATACACATGGTGAAGGCAGATAGATAGACCTTACCCATACACAGATAATATATAGCTCAATGAATAAGAActataaagaaaagataatCATCATTAATATCATGTACATCAAGTATTTAGTATACAACTCAATGATTGCTGGACTCAAGGTAGTCCAAGATTTCGTACTGGTCGTTAAACAAAAATCCAAAGTGTTCATAGGCTGTTTCGTTGTCCATCTGCAAAAATTTAATGAGGTCAATAAGCTTCGAGAAAACAGCCTTTCCTCTTTTATCTCCAGTATTAATGCCTGGCAAGTACCTCATCCAAACATATATTACATCCATTGTTGCAACAGAACCTGTATCGGCCGAAGTATTGTGCTCTGCAAGGATTTTAAAGTCAACTGTATCAAGTGTTATGTGCTTAAGTAGGGTCTGCTCAAATGGTGTGAGAGAGTCTAAACTTTCAACCTCGGAAAAATGCGACACTAGACCAACCCTGCTTTTAGCAGCAATGATGAACTTAAAGCAGTTaagtatattttcaaattgaTTCTCCGTCAACTCATCCAAAGCACACCCAATAACTGTCTCTGCATTGAAGGTAATCGTAACGTATTTTTGATAATCAAATCCTAGTAAAGTAACAGAGTATTTGGCGGCAATAGTTCCCGGAGATTTTGGCAACACACTGAACTTAATTCGTTTATTCGACTTGCGTTCGATAGATGACTTTGGCTTTGGATCATCAATACTGAAAGTGGCCAACTGGAAGAATCCCTTATTCATTTCGGATATCTTGTAGCTCAACAGCTCATCACTTGGATTACTGAAGTTCATGTAAACAGACTCTTGAATTCCAACACAGCAGCGCTGTACTATCTCACTAGGTTCGAACTCCAAAAGCCTCATAGTGGATATAACGTTGTTGTAGTACTTCtcaaaaatcaacaaatgCTTTTGAAGCAATTCCGGATGAAACAGTTTGGAGTGAACACAGAATTCAGAATAAACAGGACGATGATCCGACCCATCAACAGACAAACTTCCATATGTGATCTGCCTGATTTGTGTTTTTGATCCACAATAAGCTATCCTATCGGTATAAGCCGGC includes the following:
- a CDS encoding uncharacterized protein (BUSCO:EOG092627F1), coding for MSGRFVRASKFRHVYGQQFKKELCYENLRPTLSAFDSNLLKCNGKYIALNASGIGSVIVIPVTETGKAPEQVPMFRGHTGGSVLDTDFDPFDDQRFVSCGEDGKIMIWDIPQDYTFIHNDPKKIQDVKPVGELVGHTRKVGHVVFSPVAKDILASSSFDYSVKIWNVATKKCVMTLQHKDLITSFCFNYNGTKIASASRDKHIRVWDVRSGKLLCEGKGHPGAKASRIVWLGKSDTLFTTGFDRYSERQLALWNANDLSSGPIGGFYPLDSSSGVLVPYFDLATSLVFVAGKGDGNIRYYEVADGKLYDISEFQSINAQRGIAFAPKRSVNVKENEILRAYKLLNDNSVEPVSFIVPRRSEMFQEDIYPDAPAGIPALTAEEFLSGKTVDGPTLVSMRDIYDGAEKPSTKTAEEEEKEQKANEVVPASVEKPKEASTKKVEAAKTKISAPPEKTEPAKKVEAVRPVFTKSQEQGVDAMLNGKTVNKLLEKVENASDDDTQDVDADNEEWESVEVNESEKKREEKKKEEERKDKERKKEEERKMEEKKEEEKKVKAKEEKKKTEDQRQTEPPKLTKETKVGAKDDATVAKSSKKAVGLKANVEKLQTLVEKLEGTVSTLIEANIAKDEHLRQIESKLDQLLNHSA